A single genomic interval of Streptomyces graminofaciens harbors:
- a CDS encoding helix-turn-helix domain-containing protein encodes MDTQHPSAPSRARSRVAGNNHPHRRPHSGHSGGGLIHDHTRHTTRFTVVGNHLAQHPELSGLAIGLGVHIQSLPQNSHVDIRTLADRFPESRARVAAALRELETHGYLRREHVRTPNGQIITRTTSCNQPGRRAEADVETEPSADPVRPAPAPTPTPTPTPTHPPAPKKRERVPRKPLPPVPQPAYPSPTLLRTATDLLADLRHRDPRLFLSACDTNHLAPGVAAWLQRDVGPTAVRHALTTDLPPEGLPTSTGPCGTSFSRWTTPSPASSRSPRKGSSTT; translated from the coding sequence ATGGATACGCAGCACCCTAGCGCGCCCTCGCGCGCCCGGTCCCGCGTTGCGGGCAACAACCACCCGCACCGGCGGCCCCACTCCGGCCACTCCGGGGGCGGTCTGATCCACGACCACACCCGCCACACCACCCGCTTCACGGTGGTCGGCAACCATCTGGCCCAGCACCCGGAACTGTCCGGCCTGGCGATCGGACTGGGTGTGCACATCCAGTCGCTTCCGCAGAACTCCCACGTCGACATCAGGACCCTCGCGGACCGCTTCCCGGAGAGCAGGGCGCGCGTCGCCGCCGCCCTGCGCGAACTGGAAACCCACGGCTACCTGCGCCGCGAACACGTACGCACCCCCAACGGCCAGATCATCACCCGGACGACCTCCTGCAACCAGCCGGGCCGCAGGGCGGAGGCCGACGTAGAAACCGAGCCGAGCGCAGACCCGGTACGCCCCGCACCCGCACCCACACCCACACCCACACCCACACCGACGCACCCGCCCGCCCCGAAGAAGCGCGAGCGCGTACCCCGCAAGCCCCTACCCCCCGTACCCCAACCCGCCTATCCCTCCCCCACCCTGCTCCGGACAGCCACCGACCTGCTCGCGGACCTCCGCCACCGAGACCCCCGTCTGTTCCTCTCCGCCTGCGACACCAACCACCTCGCCCCGGGCGTCGCGGCCTGGCTGCAACGCGACGTCGGCCCGACGGCCGTACGCCACGCCCTCACCACCGACCTCCCACCCGAGGGCCTACCTACCAGTACCGGGCCATGCGGGACTTCGTTCAGTCGATGGACGACACCCTCCCCGGCAAGTTCGAGATCACCAAGGAAGGGATCGTCCACGACATGA
- a CDS encoding Uma2 family endonuclease: MDDTLPGKFEITKEGIVHDMMSPIGPHELTVLRLRKRLEKVMPEEIVAHTGEPDVEGESEGIMRRPEVMVIAEADMEVEGTFDPRTIYAAEVVSRSNPDDDWVTKLRDYPLLGIPIYAIFDPRTGEGAVLTDMHSTPDGPRWATRKDFVHGEDVTIGDWTISTDGLPRYPQK; this comes from the coding sequence ATGGACGACACCCTCCCCGGCAAGTTCGAGATCACCAAGGAAGGGATCGTCCACGACATGATGTCGCCCATCGGGCCGCACGAGCTCACCGTGCTGCGCCTTCGGAAGCGCCTGGAAAAGGTGATGCCGGAAGAGATCGTGGCCCATACCGGTGAGCCGGACGTGGAAGGCGAGTCCGAAGGCATCATGCGACGCCCCGAGGTGATGGTGATCGCTGAAGCCGACATGGAGGTCGAAGGAACCTTCGATCCCCGCACGATCTACGCCGCCGAGGTCGTCTCCCGCTCCAACCCCGACGACGACTGGGTCACCAAGCTGCGCGACTACCCCCTGCTCGGCATCCCCATCTACGCGATCTTCGACCCCCGCACCGGCGAAGGCGCCGTCCTCACCGACATGCACTCCACCCCGGACGGCCCCCGCTGGGCCACCCGCAAGGACTTCGTCCATGGCGAGGACGTCACCATCGGCGACTGGACGATCTCGACGGATGGGCTGCCGCGCTACCCGCAGAAGTAG
- a CDS encoding LLM class flavin-dependent oxidoreductase, whose product MTGLGAVFRPQLPPERMREVARLADETGLEELWLWEDCFREGGISAAAAALAWTERVRIGVGLLPVPLRNVAITAMEVATLERMFPGRAIVGVGHGVQDWMAQVGARPESPLTLLREHLTALRALLNGDRITTTGRYVTLDDVALDWPPKGEVKLLAGATGPRTLRLSGEAADGTILHAGTPPEGVRRARRLIDEGRKSATRTDPHKVVVYLLTATGPDAVTRLRAELTAEGLSSVPNLGVSGDAAAVAKAVERLTDAGADTVILQPTGDEPDPEGFVRWVAEEVRPLVV is encoded by the coding sequence ATGACTGGACTCGGAGCCGTGTTCCGCCCCCAACTGCCCCCCGAACGCATGCGCGAGGTCGCCCGCCTCGCGGACGAGACGGGCCTGGAAGAACTCTGGCTGTGGGAGGACTGCTTCAGAGAAGGCGGCATCTCGGCAGCGGCGGCCGCCCTCGCCTGGACGGAACGGGTGCGGATCGGAGTGGGCCTCCTGCCCGTCCCCCTCCGCAACGTGGCGATCACCGCGATGGAAGTGGCGACGCTGGAGCGCATGTTCCCGGGCCGGGCGATCGTGGGGGTAGGACACGGAGTACAGGACTGGATGGCGCAGGTAGGAGCGCGCCCGGAATCCCCCCTGACCCTGCTTCGCGAGCACCTCACCGCACTACGCGCCCTGCTGAACGGCGACCGGATCACGACGACCGGCAGATACGTGACCTTGGACGACGTGGCTCTCGACTGGCCCCCGAAAGGCGAGGTCAAGCTCCTGGCCGGCGCGACGGGCCCCCGCACCCTGCGCCTCTCCGGCGAGGCAGCGGACGGCACCATCCTCCACGCGGGCACGCCCCCGGAGGGCGTACGCAGAGCGCGCCGACTCATCGACGAGGGCCGAAAGTCGGCGACCCGCACGGACCCCCACAAGGTGGTCGTCTACCTCCTGACGGCGACGGGCCCGGACGCGGTCACCCGCTTGCGAGCCGAGCTGACCGCCGAGGGCCTGTCCTCGGTCCCGAACCTGGGAGTCTCCGGGGACGCGGCGGCGGTGGCGAAGGCCGTGGAGCGACTGACGGACGCCGGCGCCGACACGGTGATCCTCCAGCCGACGGGCGACGAACCGGACCCGGAGGGGTTCGTACGGTGGGTGGCGGAGGAGGTACGGCCGCTGGTGGTGTGA
- a CDS encoding DinB family protein — translation MADDNRVGPPNFGTEREMLRAFLDYHRATLAMKCEGLTDEELRQRSMPPSTLSLLGLVRHMAEVERAWFRRVFEDGDAPMVWSDEIGFQAAYDASASTRAEAFGAWEAEAENSRRIEREADSLDLAGHQPRWGEDVSLRMVMIHVLLEYGRHNGHADFLREGVDGTVGA, via the coding sequence GTGGCCGACGACAACCGCGTTGGACCGCCGAACTTCGGCACCGAACGCGAGATGCTGCGCGCGTTCCTCGACTACCACCGGGCGACGCTGGCGATGAAGTGCGAGGGCCTCACGGACGAGGAGCTGAGACAGCGGTCGATGCCCCCGTCGACGCTTTCTCTGCTGGGCCTGGTGAGGCACATGGCGGAGGTGGAACGGGCTTGGTTCCGCCGGGTCTTCGAGGACGGAGACGCCCCGATGGTCTGGTCGGACGAGATCGGCTTCCAGGCGGCGTACGACGCGAGCGCCTCTACCCGGGCGGAGGCCTTCGGGGCGTGGGAGGCGGAGGCGGAGAACTCACGCCGAATCGAACGGGAGGCGGACTCCCTGGACTTGGCGGGCCACCAGCCGAGATGGGGTGAGGACGTCTCGCTGAGGATGGTCATGATCCACGTACTCCTGGAGTACGGCCGCCACAACGGCCACGCCGACTTCTTGAGGGAGGGGGTGGACGGAACGGTGGGGGCGTGA
- a CDS encoding MMPL family transporter, producing MATFLYKLGRTAFRRRHFVALVWVALLTLAGVGAASAPSAGSTSFSIPGTEAQKAFDLLDQRFPGTSADGATARVVFKAPDGQKMRDAGNKAAVEQTVKELRTGSEVVSATDPYKTKSVSKDGTIAYAQVRYEVSGMELEDASKDALEDAAAGARDTGMTVEIGGDALQAVPHTGSTEIIGIAVAAVVLVITFGSLVSAGLPLLTALIGVGIGVSAITALASTLDLGSTTSTLAMMIGLAVGIDYALFIVSRYRAELAEGRDREEAAGRATGTAGSAVVFAGLTVVIALVGLSVVNIPMLTKMGIAAAGTVAIAVLIALTMVPALLGYAGKKVQPTGHKARWMGGGRRAEQVSVEKQAAKPNLGTRWASFVVRRPLAVLLVGIVGLGAAAIPASSLELGLGDDGTQPTSTTQRRAYDLLSEGFGPGFNGPLMVVVDAKNADDPKAAATDVADEIKDMKGVASVTPATFNKAGDTAMITVIPDSKPSSVATEDVVHEIRDAGAEIKTDTDANVLVTGATAMNIDVSQKLNDALVPYLVLVVGLAFLLLIVVFRSILVPLKAALGFLLSVMAALGAVVAVFQWGWLANVLGVEETGPIMSMMPIFMVGVVFGLAMDYEVFLVTRMREAYVHGETPGQAVVTGFKHGARVVTAAAVIMMAVFAGFIGSSESMVKMIGFGLAIAVFFDAFVVRMAIVPAVLALLGKKAWWLPKWLDRALPNVDVEGEGLRTKDEVEERELVRA from the coding sequence GTGGCCACATTCCTCTACAAACTGGGCCGAACGGCCTTCCGGCGACGACACTTCGTAGCCCTGGTCTGGGTGGCGCTGCTGACCCTCGCGGGTGTCGGCGCCGCCTCCGCGCCCTCCGCGGGCTCGACCTCCTTCTCCATCCCCGGCACCGAGGCCCAGAAGGCCTTCGACCTGCTGGACCAGCGCTTCCCCGGCACCAGTGCCGACGGCGCGACCGCACGCGTCGTCTTCAAGGCGCCCGACGGGCAGAAGATGAGGGACGCGGGCAACAAGGCGGCCGTCGAGCAGACCGTCAAGGAACTGCGGACCGGCTCCGAGGTCGTCTCCGCCACCGACCCGTACAAGACCAAGTCGGTCTCGAAGGACGGCACGATCGCGTACGCCCAGGTGCGCTACGAGGTCTCCGGCATGGAGCTGGAGGACGCCTCGAAGGACGCCCTGGAGGACGCGGCGGCGGGCGCCCGCGACACCGGGATGACCGTCGAGATCGGCGGTGACGCCCTCCAGGCCGTGCCGCACACCGGCTCCACGGAGATCATCGGCATCGCGGTCGCGGCGGTCGTCCTCGTCATCACCTTCGGCTCACTGGTCTCCGCCGGGCTGCCGCTGCTGACGGCGCTCATCGGCGTGGGCATCGGCGTCTCGGCGATCACGGCACTGGCGAGCACGCTGGACCTGGGCTCGACGACCTCCACCCTGGCCATGATGATCGGCCTCGCGGTCGGTATCGACTACGCCCTGTTCATCGTCTCCCGCTACCGCGCCGAACTGGCCGAGGGCCGCGACCGCGAGGAGGCGGCGGGCCGCGCCACCGGCACGGCGGGCTCGGCGGTGGTCTTCGCGGGCCTCACGGTCGTGATCGCGCTGGTCGGCCTCTCGGTGGTGAACATCCCGATGCTGACGAAGATGGGCATCGCGGCGGCGGGCACGGTCGCCATCGCCGTACTGATCGCCCTCACCATGGTCCCGGCGCTGCTCGGCTACGCGGGCAAGAAGGTGCAGCCGACAGGGCACAAGGCCAGGTGGATGGGCGGCGGCAGGCGGGCGGAGCAGGTTTCTGTCGAGAAGCAGGCGGCGAAGCCCAACCTGGGCACGCGCTGGGCGAGCTTCGTGGTCCGCAGGCCCCTCGCCGTCCTCCTCGTCGGCATCGTGGGCCTCGGCGCGGCGGCCATCCCGGCCTCCTCGCTCGAACTGGGCCTGGGCGACGACGGCACCCAGCCGACCTCCACCACCCAGCGCCGCGCCTACGACCTCCTCTCGGAGGGCTTCGGCCCAGGCTTCAACGGCCCGCTGATGGTCGTGGTGGACGCGAAGAACGCGGACGACCCGAAGGCCGCCGCGACGGACGTCGCCGACGAGATCAAGGACATGAAGGGCGTCGCCTCGGTCACCCCGGCGACGTTCAACAAGGCCGGCGACACGGCGATGATCACCGTGATCCCCGACTCCAAGCCGTCCTCGGTGGCGACGGAGGACGTGGTCCACGAGATCCGCGACGCGGGCGCCGAGATCAAGACGGACACGGACGCGAACGTCCTGGTCACCGGCGCGACCGCGATGAACATCGACGTCTCGCAGAAACTGAACGACGCACTGGTCCCGTACCTGGTCCTGGTGGTGGGCCTGGCGTTCCTGCTCCTGATCGTGGTCTTCCGCTCGATCCTGGTCCCGCTGAAGGCGGCCCTGGGCTTCCTGCTCTCGGTCATGGCGGCGCTGGGCGCGGTCGTCGCGGTCTTCCAGTGGGGCTGGCTGGCGAATGTGCTGGGCGTCGAGGAGACCGGCCCGATCATGTCGATGATGCCGATCTTCATGGTGGGCGTGGTCTTCGGCCTGGCCATGGACTACGAGGTCTTCCTCGTGACGCGCATGCGCGAGGCGTACGTCCACGGCGAGACCCCCGGCCAGGCCGTGGTCACCGGCTTCAAGCACGGGGCGAGGGTGGTGACGGCCGCGGCGGTCATCATGATGGCGGTGTTCGCGGGCTTCATCGGTTCGAGCGAGTCGATGGTGAAGATGATCGGCTTCGGTCTGGCCATCGCGGTCTTCTTCGACGCCTTCGTCGTCCGCATGGCCATCGTGCCCGCGGTCCTCGCACTGCTCGGCAAGAAGGCCTGGTGGCTCCCCAAGTGGCTGGACCGCGCGCTCCCGAACGTGGACGTCGAGGGCGAGGGTCTGCGCACGAAGGACGAGGTGGAGGAGAGGGAGCTGGTACGCGCCTGA
- a CDS encoding TetR/AcrR family transcriptional regulator: MTETATVRRSRLTPEREAELYAAVLDLLREVGYDALTMDAVAARTRSSKATLYRQWGGKAELVAKAIRSGKPGNISDVDTGSLRGDLHALVAREDDCAMEQNSALMRGLFMVVHGNPDLLAAFREHLVNPEMYEFRRVVQRAVDRGEVQADNPAIDFTVHMLLGAFATRTILEERPPTQAYLRSYIDAVVLPALGVPTD; encoded by the coding sequence ATGACTGAGACCGCGACGGTGCGCCGCAGTCGGCTCACCCCCGAGCGCGAGGCCGAGCTGTACGCGGCCGTGCTCGACCTGCTCCGCGAGGTCGGCTACGACGCCCTGACCATGGACGCCGTGGCCGCCCGCACCCGCTCCAGCAAGGCCACCCTCTACCGCCAGTGGGGCGGCAAGGCCGAACTGGTGGCGAAGGCGATCCGGTCCGGCAAGCCGGGCAACATCTCCGACGTCGACACCGGGTCCCTGCGCGGCGATCTGCACGCCCTCGTCGCCCGCGAGGACGACTGCGCCATGGAACAGAACTCCGCCCTGATGCGTGGGCTGTTCATGGTGGTGCACGGCAACCCCGACCTCCTGGCGGCGTTCCGGGAGCATCTGGTCAACCCGGAGATGTACGAGTTCCGGCGGGTCGTCCAGCGGGCGGTCGACCGCGGGGAGGTCCAGGCGGACAACCCGGCGATCGATTTCACCGTGCACATGCTGTTGGGCGCGTTCGCCACGCGGACCATCCTCGAGGAGCGCCCGCCCACGCAGGCCTACCTCCGTTCGTACATCGACGCCGTGGTCCTCCCAGCCCTCGGTGTACCGACCGACTGA
- a CDS encoding S41 family peptidase produces the protein MRRVSDPHETPTGTTPTGNPGNPGYLRFPHLSGDRLCFVAEDDLWLAPLDGRGRAWRLTADRTKVAHPRFSPDGGHIAYTSWRNLVPEIHLAPVDGDSPARRLTHWGSPDTQVCGWTPEGQILAVASHGEPFSYFTWAYKLRLDGEPGRKLPWGPVADIQTAEIDGERRTLLLTGTPPHEPASWKRYRGGAMGRLWLHGERLLADLDGHISSPMFVGGRIAFLSDHEGVGNLYSCAYDGSDLRRHTDHDAFYARHAAGDGTRVVYQCAGDLWIVDDLSPDAVPRRLDVTLGGPRTGRRPYQVPAAQHVDGISVDETGRASAVVVRGSLYWLTHRDGPARTIADTPGVRVRLPEMLGSGGQVAYVTDADGEDAIEIAHLPRASGHREPRRLASGALGRVLELVSDPGGERLAVAADDGRLLVLDTREAAGNEAGEGEGDGEGEGNADGNEAGDGQNGGSEVIELIASVNGPVRDLAFSPDGAWLTWSHPGIGRSLRQIKMARIKDRLIVDVTNGRFEDENPVFTRDGRYLAFLSWRGFDPVYDVHTGDLSFPLGCRPYLVPLSSATPSPFALNPEGRPAAGGLDPLEDEESADGGTVIVEIEGLENRVTPFPVTASKYSALHPVAGGGLVWLRWPISGALGETFANPDDMTGRPTLEHFTIGKAKKSDLVGHLDWFAVSGDGTRLVVVDEGDLRAVPSTESGDSDTIVWLDLRRILHEADPAAEWRQSYEEAGRLIRAYFWDPGMSGIDWDAVLDQYRPLVERVASPDEFADLLREVLGELGTSHAYVSPARRNEGPPHYQRRQGLLGANFVHREEGWTVRRVLPGDASDSKARSPLAGTGIREGAVLTHVDGRPVDPVAGPYPLLAGAGGTTVELTFTQKESEGRSRRVAVVPLIDERPLRYQDWVAKRRAVVRELSGGRCGYLHIPDMGGSGWAQFNRDLRLEVSRPALIVDVRGNAGGHISELVVEKLTRTILGWDLTRNAQPVSYTSNAPRGPVVALADEATSSDGDMITAAFKLLKLGPVVGLRTWGGVVGMTGRHSLGDGTVITVPMNAAWFDAYGWSIENRGVTPDLEVLRTPLDWAEGRNTQLSAAVQLALDLLDSTEVATPPDYKNVPNRARPQLPPRA, from the coding sequence ATGAGGAGGGTGAGCGACCCGCACGAGACCCCCACCGGCACCACCCCCACCGGCAACCCCGGAAACCCCGGCTACCTCCGCTTCCCCCACCTCAGCGGCGACCGCCTCTGCTTCGTCGCCGAGGACGACCTCTGGCTGGCCCCGCTCGACGGCCGGGGCCGCGCCTGGCGGCTGACCGCCGACCGTACGAAGGTCGCCCATCCGCGCTTCTCGCCCGACGGCGGCCACATCGCGTACACGAGCTGGCGCAACCTCGTCCCCGAGATCCATCTCGCGCCGGTGGACGGCGACAGCCCGGCCCGCCGGCTCACCCACTGGGGCAGCCCGGACACCCAGGTCTGCGGCTGGACTCCCGAGGGGCAGATCCTGGCGGTCGCCTCCCACGGCGAGCCCTTCTCGTACTTCACCTGGGCCTACAAGCTCCGCCTCGACGGCGAACCCGGCCGCAAGCTGCCGTGGGGCCCGGTCGCCGACATCCAGACCGCCGAGATCGACGGCGAGCGCCGCACGCTCCTCCTCACCGGCACCCCGCCCCACGAACCGGCCTCCTGGAAGCGCTACCGGGGCGGCGCCATGGGCCGCCTCTGGCTGCACGGGGAACGCCTGCTGGCCGATCTCGACGGACACATCAGCTCCCCCATGTTCGTCGGCGGCCGGATCGCCTTCCTCTCCGACCACGAGGGCGTCGGCAACCTCTACTCCTGCGCGTACGACGGCTCCGACCTGCGCCGCCACACCGATCACGACGCCTTCTACGCCCGGCACGCGGCCGGCGACGGCACCCGGGTGGTGTACCAGTGCGCGGGCGACCTGTGGATCGTCGACGACCTCTCCCCGGACGCCGTCCCCCGCCGCCTCGACGTGACGCTCGGCGGCCCACGCACCGGCCGGCGGCCGTACCAGGTCCCGGCCGCCCAGCACGTGGACGGCATCTCCGTCGACGAGACGGGCCGGGCGAGCGCCGTCGTCGTACGCGGGAGCCTGTACTGGCTCACGCACCGCGACGGCCCGGCCCGGACCATCGCCGACACCCCCGGCGTACGCGTCCGCCTCCCCGAGATGCTGGGCTCCGGCGGCCAGGTGGCGTACGTGACCGACGCGGACGGCGAGGACGCGATCGAGATCGCCCACCTCCCCCGGGCCAGCGGCCACCGCGAGCCCCGCCGCCTCGCCTCCGGCGCGCTGGGCCGCGTACTGGAACTGGTGTCGGACCCGGGCGGCGAACGCCTCGCCGTCGCGGCGGACGACGGCCGCCTGCTCGTCCTCGACACGAGGGAAGCGGCCGGGAACGAGGCCGGGGAGGGGGAGGGGGACGGAGAGGGGGAGGGGAACGCGGACGGGAACGAGGCCGGGGACGGCCAGAACGGTGGGAGCGAGGTCATCGAGCTGATCGCGTCCGTCAACGGGCCCGTGCGCGACCTCGCCTTCTCGCCCGACGGCGCCTGGCTGACCTGGTCGCATCCGGGTATCGGCCGTTCCCTCCGTCAGATCAAGATGGCGCGCATAAAGGACCGTCTCATCGTCGACGTCACCAATGGCCGCTTCGAGGACGAGAACCCGGTGTTCACCCGCGACGGCAGATATCTGGCGTTCTTGTCGTGGCGGGGCTTCGACCCGGTGTACGACGTCCACACCGGCGACCTGTCCTTCCCGCTGGGCTGCAGGCCCTACTTGGTGCCGCTCTCCTCGGCCACGCCCTCCCCCTTCGCGCTGAACCCGGAGGGGCGTCCGGCGGCCGGGGGCCTGGACCCGCTGGAGGACGAGGAGAGCGCGGACGGCGGCACGGTGATCGTCGAGATCGAGGGCCTGGAGAACCGGGTCACGCCCTTCCCGGTCACCGCCTCCAAGTACTCGGCGCTGCACCCGGTCGCGGGCGGCGGTCTGGTCTGGCTGCGCTGGCCGATCTCGGGCGCGCTCGGCGAGACGTTCGCCAACCCGGACGACATGACCGGGCGGCCGACCCTCGAACACTTCACCATCGGCAAGGCGAAGAAGTCCGATCTGGTCGGGCATCTGGACTGGTTCGCGGTGAGCGGCGACGGAACGCGGCTGGTCGTGGTCGACGAGGGCGACCTGCGGGCCGTCCCGTCCACCGAGTCGGGCGACAGCGACACGATCGTCTGGCTGGACCTGCGGCGCATCCTGCACGAGGCCGACCCGGCGGCGGAGTGGCGGCAGTCGTACGAGGAGGCCGGGCGCCTCATCCGCGCGTACTTCTGGGACCCGGGCATGAGCGGCATCGACTGGGACGCGGTCCTCGACCAGTACCGCCCGCTGGTCGAACGGGTCGCGTCCCCGGACGAGTTCGCGGACCTGCTCAGGGAGGTCCTGGGCGAACTGGGCACCTCGCACGCCTATGTGTCCCCCGCCCGCCGCAACGAGGGCCCGCCCCACTACCAGCGCCGCCAGGGCCTGCTGGGCGCCAACTTCGTCCACCGGGAGGAGGGGTGGACGGTCCGCCGCGTCCTCCCCGGCGACGCCTCGGACTCCAAGGCCCGCTCGCCCCTCGCCGGCACGGGCATCAGAGAGGGCGCCGTCCTGACCCATGTGGACGGCCGCCCGGTGGACCCGGTCGCGGGCCCGTATCCGCTACTGGCGGGCGCGGGCGGTACGACGGTGGAGCTGACGTTCACGCAGAAGGAGAGCGAGGGCAGGTCGCGGCGCGTGGCCGTGGTCCCCCTGATCGACGAACGCCCGCTGCGCTACCAGGACTGGGTGGCCAAACGCCGGGCGGTCGTACGGGAGTTGAGCGGCGGCCGCTGCGGCTACCTCCACATCCCGGACATGGGCGGCTCGGGCTGGGCCCAGTTCAACCGCGACCTGCGGCTGGAGGTGTCCCGGCCCGCCCTGATCGTCGACGTACGCGGCAACGCGGGCGGCCACATCAGCGAGCTGGTGGTGGAGAAGCTGACCCGCACGATCCTCGGCTGGGACCTCACACGCAACGCCCAGCCGGTGTCGTACACCTCCAACGCGCCGCGCGGCCCGGTGGTCGCCCTGGCCGACGAGGCGACCTCCTCCGACGGCGACATGATCACGGCGGCGTTCAAGCTGCTGAAGCTGGGCCCGGTCGTGGGCCTGCGCACCTGGGGCGGCGTCGTCGGCATGACCGGCCGCCACAGCCTCGGCGACGGCACGGTGATCACGGTCCCGATGAACGCGGCCTGGTTCGACGCGTACGGCTGGTCCATCGAGAACCGAGGCGTGACCCCGGACCTGGAGGTCCTGCGCACACCCCTGGACTGGGCGGAAGGCAGAAACACCCAGCTGTCGGCGGCGGTCCAACTGGCCCTGGACCTCCTGGACTCCACAGAGGTCGCCACTCCGCCGGACTACAAGAACGTACCGAACCGGGCAAGGCCACAGCTGCCGCCGCGTGCTTGA